In Aedes albopictus strain Foshan chromosome 3, AalbF5, whole genome shotgun sequence, the genomic window aggtgtaacgataagggaggctgtgttggaaaaaggtgctacgaatggccatatttttggaggcggcgaaatcaatgagtcgtaggccgttttcgttcgtttgctggtgggcgctgaacttaccaatcgtcggtctgaattcctcatcctggcctacctgagcgttcaaatctcctatgatgatcttgacgtcgtggcttgggcagcgatagtactcgcgttcgagctgcgcgtaaaatgcgtccttgtcatcatcagtacttccggagtatgggctgtgaacgtttattatgctgatatcCCAGCTGAAACTCCCGTAGAAAACCAGggagaaactctggaaaaaaaactcaCGGAGAAACTTCGGCAGAAATCCCGGATGGAACACCTACAGAAAATTTGCGAAGGCTATGAACGAGCTAAAATAGAAATCCCAGTaataactcctgtagcaactctaggacaaatctcgggaagattttctgggaaaattctaagaaaaacaCCAGCACGGATCGTTGAAAATCTTCTACATCGATATATCCTGAGAGAAACACTTGAGATGATCTCGGAATAAATCCTGCTGGAAATCCCACAAAACTGTCTTTGGGCTAAACACAGGAGGAACTGTGGCAAAAATCTCACGTGGGACACTAGGAGCAATAAcggtaaaatctctgaagaaattcaataggATTTCCGtaaaaaattcaggaaaaatcggtagaagattctcaaggaagaattccggaaaaaagtacgaatcttggaaaaatgctgaCAGGAATTTGGTAGAATCTCCGGGAAAACGGAATACCAAGTAAAATGGcgtgaaaaaatacggaagaaatcATGCGATAAATCCTGAAAGGCATTCCAAGatgtatttctaaagaagttcctaaCTCCCAGTTTCTTTATGTCGTAGATTCATTCGCGACCATGTGGAATTTGCAGCATCTTATCGGAATCGTCAGCTTGTCGAAAATATTTGCTAGATCTAGGAGTTATTCGTCAGCTTCTCTAGCATGGTTATCCAAATTCCTTCGTCTTCACGGAACCACAAGCTTCCAGTAAGATCCTTCAGCATTATGAGCATTTGTTTTGACAGTTCTTACTACAAACAAAGCTCATGCTCGAACACTACATATATTCGAAAACTTTTTAATACATATTaacaatgtagtaaactctgCGACTCTACTTTTACAAGTAGGGACTagtagatctacaagtagtacaattcggtgctacgttttgtttttattttcactgttaaaatatattttaaactttTGGAATACTAATTGACGAGAAGAAGAAACTCTACTCATAGAATCCGTATCACTGTATGCATTTACATCAAAAcctcgatttgtttacatttgcgacatacggtgttttgtaaagttaAGCTTGAAATAAAATTCATTGAGGATTGCCGGTttaccaggtttttccaggtagtaggcaCCCTATAACCTAAATCAGAAGATACTAATTGTTGCACCCGTTTGAGACTAGATGTTTGTTCGAAATACTACCTACGATATACCACGTTGGGAAATTATCTAAAATTGCCAAAAAGCAAATCACGTAATGCAAAATGTCAGTATATGTATATATTACGTTTCTTTTCCATATCAGTGCAATCTGCAGCATATGTACAGCCAAACTGGGAACAAACGGAGACATCTACAGTTTTTTGCAATGCGGTCACGGATTTCATCGTTCTTGTATCGATTCGTGGTTGGAGAACAACAACCTAAGCTGTCCAATTTGTCTCGTTCCGAAATAAATCGGCGATGCTTTCGGATGAATGGAAATCGCACATTTTTTATGTTCTCGATACATAATAGTTATATTGTAATAATAAATGATTTAACCACTTCTTCTTCGTGCGCTGTTTTCTTAATCATTCCGAAACGACAACATTCCTTGTCCTGGATGGTTTCACTTTGTCTATCTCAGTCGCACAAAACAGCTCGTAGTTTGGAAAACCGCATAAATCATGGAGGATAGGGGGAGCGCAAACAGAATCACTCCGGGAGCGAACCACTCTTACCTGATTTATTTTTTCACCACCTGGATGACGTCTTCGTCTTGCATCACGTGCGAAATTCCGACCCGCTGGGGAGAATATTTCGTCGAGGTGCCCCACACCAGTGCGTACTTGAACTGATCGGCCAAGGTCCGATGGATGGCATGGCACACGTGCTCAACGGTCACGCCCTAGATAGGAATGAGAGACAAACTTGTAAGTGTGTGGTCTGCAAAATATCAACTTTTAAATTAAAAGTTTTAATACTGAAGTAATTATCTGTATCTCTATTTTTTGAATCAaatccaaaacaaagttctactCACCCTTCTCAGGATCAAACCATCATCGAAATCCGGAGGTGCACCAGGCTTCTTGGTGTACACTCTAATCAGCATCAGGTGCTCCCACAGGTGCTCCAGCAGATAGTCCAGATTCAGATGCATATTGCAGCTGACCACCACGCTAAAATCTTGCCGCGCCAAACGGTCCACCTCCTCAATCGAAATCTGATCGATTTTGTTGTACACATAGATACAAGGCAAGTAGATCCGATTGCCGGTGACCACATCTATGAACTCATCCTCCGTACAATCCTCGCGGAACAGCACCTCGGCGTTGAAGATTTTGAACGAGTGCAGAATCGTCTGCACCATCTTCTCGTTACATCTGGTCAGGGTGCAAGTGGCATTGAAGCTCACGCCTCCGCCCTTCTTGATCTTGAAGTAGATATTTGGCTTCCGTTTGTTCAGCCGGAGTCCCACCGATTCCAACTCGTACTCCAACAACTCCCGGTGCACATTGGGCTTCGTAGCATCCAACATCATCAGCACCAGATCCGCCGTCCGGGCAACGGCAATGACCTGCCTACCGCGACCCTTGCCCTGGGCGGCCCCTTCAATGATTCCAGGTAAATCCAGCAGCTGGATGTTCGCCCCCTTGTACTCGATCACACCCGGGATGCACGTCAACGTCGTAAACTCATAATTGGCCGCTTCCGATTCCGTTTTCGTCAGCGTCGAAAGCAGCGTGGACTTACCGACCGAGGGGAACCCGATCAGCGCAATCCGAGCGTCGCCGGATTTCAACACATCGAAGCCCTCTCCCTTTTCGCCCTTCTTCGAGGGTTCCAGCAGCTGCGAACGGTACTTGGCAAGCTTCGCCTTCAGCAATCCCAAATGGTACTCGGTAGCTGCGGAGAGAAAGATCAAAATCCGGAGGTCAACTACCGAATCAAAACAATCACACCAAAACGAGCAAAGGTTACCTTTATTCTTTTGGGTTTTGGCGATTTCCTTCTCGATGTcggagattttctccaggatacCCATGATGAGGTGGCAGTCTAGCGGAACACTACACAACAATTATACGcaaaaaaactgtatcaaaacgGATTTTTCCGTGAAAGAAATGTTACGGATCGCTCCGCGATGAACGAGGCGCTGCTGATGGAAGATGAAAAACACGCACCGAAGAGGGTGATGTTGTGACGTTTCGCAGCCGGTTTGACAGCGACGTGAAATATTTCAGCGGAAGGGCTGCCAGGTAGGCCAAGGACTGATCAAAATACAGGTTTGATCCGATTTTTGCAACCCCATTTGGAACCTCGCTCGAACTTTGCTTAAGGGGCAAGACAGAGATCACGAGAGAAAATCTGCGTTCgatgtgttgctcagaattcttcACAATTTTTCAGGTTTTCTCCCGTAAATGTAACATGGCATCAGTTTTAAAACGAAAAGTGAGACATAAGGCAatctgacgtttgatcatctTTCTCTGTTTCGCTGCCGAGgtggataggtttgttttcatacggaaacgtttccctatgaaaatattgaacacaaaattgctatcttctgtgGCTGCTTGAaagagaagggtgatgaacgctagattgccttatgTGCTGAAGGACATCAATGGCCTTATGTGCTGAAGGACCAAAGTGGCggatccttgtcgttttgacaggtcttctgctcgattggaactatggggatgacagcaaatggactgttccaattttgacgtttctcctctttgttttatccagactCGTTAGTTCAAACGGGAGACAACCTGAGGCTTCGTTAGCGGTATTGGGATAATTCCACAATCTGAATCTGcatagcggcgtcggtggtgtagtggtaagcgtggttagctctcaccccagtcggtctaggttcaatcctagtcgacgccgtcggtatttctgagacaaaaatatctgatcacgccttccctcggataggaagtaaagccgtaggtcccggcccatgtgttgatgggttcgatatgtagggtgtcgggtgtgtgtggatgtctccctgaccgtccgtgtttaggcttagtaccagaaataggcggacgttaaactagagctgatgccgtacggtgtcggctcgccagaaataagaagaagaagaagaatctgcatgctaaactaagccgaaatccaaatgttcatgaattttggtacccgggaacaaaagaagtattgttcgtgcagttgaaaatcggaatttttgacacgcgaaaatcgatgtttctcccaaaccctgtgtcggacgtacgtcgggcacagtgcgctggatagaggaccaggtccgctgtccagcgcactacgtccgacgttaggtttcacgtatggattttgagaaaattcgattgtcgggtgttgggaaacttcgggtttcaaccgcgacgacaataataaactatagaggacgaatgtcgcttacgtcgctgccgaaacatttCTCGCTGGCGGAGAtgggccgggctataagtgtcaaagcgataaagtatgaagtttgacagatagatacccgacatgtttgcgaacgagaacaaagggaacagcagcgacattcgtcctctatagtttaaatttaaatttaaactatTTAAATCAATTTGAAGGTTGTATCCTGatttgtatgggagtgatttcCTGGGTGATATtttgtcaaatcacccctcgtcacattttgtactgggcggagctgtcaagcagttgcccagctgttaaAAGGTTatttcaaggggaatgacatatccttttctaaccggaatatccgcatttatccgtttctagccgtcgctaaccgcgtctaacttctgctcacttagcagctcgcttagcaacggttagctacggttagaaacggatacaTGCgaatattccggttagaaaaggatatgtcattccccttgggctatttcaaaaaatctctttgaaattgattttaagttGGGCAACGACCATGCAGGAACCACAACGACGGATGCGAATATGCTGGAGCATCGGATAACGAATAAAAGATACTCGGCTTAACAAAAGCACACTCGTTGTATTTCGTTCGGAGCTgagtaccgtcttaccccgctcgttcgacaagttttaattcgacactttttaattcgtaccccgcttattcgacacatgtcgaattaaaaagtgttggaatgtcacagcgatgtacactgtaaatgcaaaagagtttaatattgcgcttatactcacacccgcagcagctcctcttgcagacgctaattccggaagttcaatTTTGGGTGCTATTTGACGCTCAAACCGCCTGAAGATCAACCGGAAtcgactgaggatggcaacaatcgtaaaaagagcgagcttttcattcgcaccaccgcaccATCTGTTGAAaacatatttcataacaaatccggaaatcaaaacaaaaacaaaaatagaattGCCAAAGTTCAATGAGCaacgtggtgtagggtgaccagtttgtcgaattaaaagtttaccccggttattcgactaCAGTCGGTgccgtattagcggggtaatacggtactgcgaataggaacggttttatttttcaagctagctaacgcaCCAACACACTTCGAGCCTTGCTTCGAGCGTTTAATTTTCATGCCGCCACCATCCTTGGTGCGATTGTCAAACACGCCCTTGCTTGACTCCAATATTGTTCTCGTTTTCAAAGTTTATCCATTTTCAATTTGGGGTTGAAATTTCAATGTTTTGTTGTTATTGCATCTTgcattgctttatagattaccgtgcaaatgttcaatcgtctaaaatatttgttcacacgtcaaacaccaaggaaagtagcaagtaaacaaaccgattattccatgcaccacccaaaaagcgtaaccgacgcttaaacttTCTAGCaacgaaacgaaccaatgtatgcttaaactggtgggaacatattgtgatgtgacaaaaaatttctgcagggggtcgaatacggtacAAAAAAAGCAATAATAAAATAACTACAATGCACTCATAACATTTTTTAGAGCTTTCCTCGTTTTCCATGTGATTCAGTGCGCTTTGTCATGTTGTTTGActtcttctgaaaaaaatgttgttgcaatacttttaccacagacaaacagacgtctcactctactcacttcccatcgtttcactttttaacggattatttgaatattccgtagttcgcaaaacgctcgctcatggcgctcgcatcgtttttgctcctgtttgactttTGCTCActgccgccatctactcagtagatttgcgtaccacagcataattagcattgggcgattatgtttgcgtgacgatgatttttatcgcattttcttccaagtgacacgtctgtttgtctgtgcttttactGTTAGGTGGAATCGCATAAAAACAGTAGCTGTTGGAGCTGTGACAGTTCGACGGAGATATTTTGACAGCGGTGCATGgagatcagggatgccagatgattttcggtccaaaaatctgtatcccatacaaaattctggtaaaaaatctgtatcccatacaagaaaaatctgtatttcatataaaacgcaatctgtacagatgctgAAAAGTCTgtatataatacagataaatctgtggcATGCCTGATGGAGATATCTTGACAAGCATTTCGATTCTATTCGCAGCACCCAGGTTCGGAGTATAAAGTTCGAATGAAAAAGTAAACAGCACTAGCTCGACCGCTGTTCGGTTTTATTTTTGTTCGATGATGTTGGCAGCAGTTCGACCATAGACTAAGTTCGACTGTTAagttcaaggggaatgacatcttTTTCTAAACGGAAAATCAGCATTTattcgttcctaaccgtcgctagcCGCTGCTGACTGAGCAGCAGTTCGACCAGGAGTTAGACGTGGTTAACGACGGTTAACAACGGATAAATGCCATATTTTCCTGTAAGCATATGAAGTGTCATGCCCCCTGGTTGAGTTCATGGTGTATCCACTTATCCGAGATCGGTAATGGTgacggcgggcatatccaaccggttcggaatttgacgtttcttgggggaaagtcaaaatagTTTCATtcccctcctcaccccttcacccaccgatcggtggcgccaaccgattgcgatccccacgaaacgtcaaaattcgaatcggttggttgtgcccgccgccgccattaccgctcgcggataagtggattcatGAAGTGCACTGCGAGGTAGTCATTTCGACTCCCCACAGCGAATAGAATCAAAACGGTTGTCCAGATATCTCCAAAAACATGATATCTCAAACAAAACATGACGAAGTGCATTAGGTCACGTGGAACACGAGGAAAGTTATTTAAATTGTGTAAATTAAAAATGTTCGTCAGCAAATAAAATTCCGTCACTTGCGTTATTATCAGCAACCGCCAATGAATTCCCGACGAGATtaaaccgaaaataaaacagggatctactgttttcgtcattctcttttaTCTTCTTCTTCAAAGACAAAACCCGAACATGTAATCGTCACATGGCATCTGACTGCAGATGAAAGCAAGAGGAATGACATATCTTTCTCTAACCGGAAAATGcatatttatccgttcctaaccgttgctaatggctagtttccacctggtacgtactgtgcaaaaagataggacaagtattgatcaagtaatgattccgcttcaaaattacttgagctgttcgcagatggcaagtaaggaaaaaagtgtaacattcGTAacacctcccgtgcgaatcaaatggagctgtcacttttccttgcggaaaaatagtccgcgctattatcccgtaaaggaaaagtaacgtttctccccatactggatcagttgtcaaaattatttgtggaaaaaggtggaattttacttgagcgctctacttggcaacaagaaactaagcttaaccaaggaagcacagacaaacagacgtgtcacttggaagaaaatgcgataaaaatcatcgtcacgcgaacataatcgcccaatgctaattatgctgtggtacgcaaatccactgagaagatggcggtagtgagcaaacgtcaaacaggagcaaaaacgatgcgagcgctatgagcgagcgatttgcgaactacggaatatttgaataatccgttaaaaagtgaaacgatgggaagtgagtagagtgagacgtctgtttgtctgtgaaggaAGTGTCATGCCCCCTGAAACAATAGCTAGAAAAGCGATAACAGCGATAATGCCAAAACCATAACAGTGATCatctgacagtttcgtaaaaaatctcattaaaacgAGACAAAAGGCGTTAAGACGACACACTATAAACTTCAAGTAACTCTGATCTAATCCCAATAAAAGAATAGTAACACAATGTTTGATTCGGACAAAAATCAAACCACCACATTTCTTTTTCTCCTTTATTTACACATTCCATCAAATCAAGTGTGCGTGTACAGTACTGCTCCAGTACCGCATCTCCTATAACATTTCTTTTCTGATCGATAAATTTATTCTGTTACACTTATCTACAAATTAACTATGTTAGAATCtgtttcaaaaaaataaacatgattggtATGCTTAGGTTGTTGTGTGTCTTATCTTTCAGTTAGTAAGTACAGCTTTTTGAAATATGTCACTGGAATTATTGACACCTTAACGTTTGTAATCTATTCTAGATGTAGGAGGCCGAACCACTTGGACAGAATCTGGTATTTTTGCACTTTTATGCCATAACTCAGTCGATTTCAAAACAATTGGCTTGAAATTTtatacatggctagatactattTGCATCGCACCGTGTACAAACAATTAAATCAATTGTTCAAAAATGTACTGAGCTATTTCGGAAgttcccaaaatagaagcccggtCGGGATGGTCCGACATCTCTAGTTAGTTAATAAAAATGATTCTTCGCAGTCATATTCGTCACCCCATCCTTTATCAACCCAAAGAAAATACAAGATTTTAAAGAAATGAAAGCAAAAGAGTTGATTGATCATTAGTTTGGCTTTCTCACAtatgttttgttccattttgtaGTAATTAGATAAACAGTAGTTTTGTACATTGTCGTGTGGTAATAGAGGTTTAGAGAATGTATGCATTATATGCAGCGATTTGTCAGTGGCTAAACAATGATCATCCGTAATCTGGCAAGAACGCTTAAAGGGTAGCAAACACTGCGCCTAAACGATCAATTTTGACATGTAAGCGATCACGAAAGATCAGTGCCAAAACCGATTTTCAATTGTAACGTTCGTCAGATCCAGCTTCATTCGAGTGTTAAGGTGAATATTAACACAACCCcatctcaaattttcaagagccaATAAAACAATAGACTGTCACCTCCTGATTACACCCCTGTATGAACGATAAGCACGATTCGAATATACGAAAGTAAATATTAAAGTGACTGGAAGGAAGAGTGTCGCCAAtgccaaaattggaacagcgatcattTGTCAAATCAATAccaattcccgttccaaacgagcaggagacctgtcaaaattggaacatgacgccactctcccttccagtcgcTCTAGTAAATATATACCCTAAAGTGAGGTCATTCCACCTAACTTCGAGGATACATGTTTCACGTGTTTTGTGGCGGACGAAGTACCCGTATTTCCATTGAACTCTGTCGTGTGAAAACTGGTAATGACCCAAAGATCATGTTTTAAGCgcaaaccgttttttttttgttttttttttatgtttgctcTTGAAAATTTAAGATGAGGTATTCCGTTGACATTAGCTCGCATGTATGTTCAGGATGTAATTCGAACAAAATCT contains:
- the LOC109405853 gene encoding developmentally-regulated GTP-binding protein 2, which produces MGILEKISDIEKEIAKTQKNKATEYHLGLLKAKLAKYRSQLLEPSKKGEKGEGFDVLKSGDARIALIGFPSVGKSTLLSTLTKTESEAANYEFTTLTCIPGVIEYKGANIQLLDLPGIIEGAAQGKGRGRQVIAVARTADLVLMMLDATKPNVHRELLEYELESVGLRLNKRKPNIYFKIKKGGGVSFNATCTLTRCNEKMVQTILHSFKIFNAEVLFREDCTEDEFIDVVTGNRIYLPCIYVYNKIDQISIEEVDRLARQDFSVVVSCNMHLNLDYLLEHLWEHLMLIRVYTKKPGAPPDFDDGLILRRGVTVEHVCHAIHRTLADQFKYALVWGTSTKYSPQRVGISHVMQDEDVIQVVKK